The DNA window GGTGTCCACGGGTGCGTACCGCGCGGTGGAGTTCATCAAGGCGAACATCAAGCTCGATGGCGTGGAGAAGGCCTCCATCGCCGACAGCAAGAAGGTCGTCGAGATCTGCACGCTCTATGCTCAGCGGGGGATGATCAACATCTTCCTCGGCGTGTTCTTCTCGACGCTGGCGTTCGCCTGCCTCGAGCCGTTCTTCTTCATCGGCTACCTGATCAGCATCGCCATGTTCGGGTTGTACCAGGCGATCTTCATGGCCAATGCCGGCGGCGCCTGGGACAACGCGAAGAAGCTGGTCGAGGTCGAGCTGAAGGAGAAGGGAACCGAGCTGCACGCGGCCACCGTCGTGGGTGACACCGTGGGCGACCCCTTCAAGGACACGTCGTCCGTCGCGATGAACCCCGTCATCAAGTTCACCACGCTCTTCGGCCTGCTGGCCGTGGAGCTGGCGATCGAGATCGACAAGACCACGAGCACCGTGCTCGCAGCGGTGTTCTTCGTGCTCTCGGCGGTGTTCGTGTACCGGTCCTTCTACTCGATGCGAATCACGTCGGGCGAGAAGCCGGAGGCCGGCAAGGCCGTCGCCTGATCGTCTGATCGGCATCGTCTGATCGCCGCAATCCGGCGAGCTTGGACGCCCATCCGGAAAGCCATGAAGGCACGGGTGGGCGTTCGTTTTTTGCGTTCGGGGAGAGCTGCTCCAATCTGCCCCGGAGGCTATAGTCCTCACCGATGCGCGCCCTATGCCCTGCCTGCGGCTTTCACCACGAGGTGATCCGGGTTCTGGAAGACGGTCACAGCAACGAGCGTCGCGAGGTGTATCAGGTCGCTCCGCTGGAGACGTGCGATCGGGCATGGCTTTCCGACAAGGAGATCCTGGAGGCCCACGCGCGATTCGGCGAAGACGCGATCATCTCGGACGACGACTCCGATTGAGGCGCAGGTTCGCTGACCGGAACAGCCCCACGCTGGCTGGAGCGTGGCGTTGCTGGCTCGTCGGGTGAGGTGCGTGGAGCGTGGAGCGTGGCGTGAGGGTCCAGACGAGCGTACGCCCGGTCGAAGGCCGCGCTGACGCAGGCCCCGGACCGGGCGCTCACAGGACGTCGACAGCGATCAGGAGGCGTTGCGACCCTGAGAGGCCTGCGCCATCGGCGGCTTGCCAGGCATCGAGGACTCGCTCGTGCCCCGCTGCGTCTCCTGGCCACGGGACTCCATGGAGGTCTCGTTGCGCTTGACGCGGATCTCGTTGCGCACCTCGTTCACGCCGGAGATCGCCTCGGCGAGCTGCTCGATGAGATGCTTGTGGCGCCGCTCGGCGACCGTGCCCGAGAGCGACACCTCGCCGCTCTGCACCTTCACCTCGACGTCGCTGGAGTCGATGATCGGGTGGACCGTGAGCCGATCACAGATCTCCTCGCGAATCCGATCGTCCGAGCGCTTGTAGCCCTTGGGGCCGCGCTTCATGCCCTGCTGCATGCCGAAGCCGCCATTGCCCATGCCGCCCTGGAAGCGACCCTGGTACTCGCTTCCGGGCTGACCCATGGAGCCCATGCGCTCGTGCTCCCATCCCATGTGGCCGATGGGACCCATGTGGCCCATGTGGCCCATGCGGCCCTGCTGATCCCAGCCCATGGAGCCCATGGAGCCCATGCGTTCGCGTTCCCAACCCATCGGGCCCATCCCGCCTTCGGAGCGCCCCTGATGCTCCCAGCCTTGATGGCCCATGTGGCCCTCGTGCTCCCAGCCTTGATGGCCCATGTGACCCATGCCGCCGCCACCTGGTTCGTAGGAGCGACCTTCGCCGCCATAGCCACGCTCGCCATAGCCACGCTCGTTGCCGTACATCCGAGACTCCTGGCCACCGTAGCCACGGCCCATCATGCCTTCGCCGTACATGGGTCTTCGTTCGTGCTCCTCGTCCCAGGCACGCCCGCCGCGGTATCCCATGCGGCCCTCGTCGTGGTGACCGCGCCGCGACTCCCAGCCGTGCTCGCCGCCGAAGCTGCGCTGGTGTCCCTGCTCGAAGCCACGCTGGCCGCGCCCGAAGCCGCCTTGCTCGAAGCCGCGCTGCTGGCCGTAGGGCCCAGGCTCACCGTGGCCGCGCAGGTGACGATCGTAGTCGCGGCTGTACGACACGCGCTGTAGCTCATCGTAATCGCGCCCGGTGCCACGCTCGTGCTCGCGCCCTCCACGAGGGGAGTCCATGTCCCGATCGCCGTACCCGCGATGCTGGCTCGTCTCGTAGTCACGGCCCCCCATGCCACCGCGCCGCTCGTCCTCCCGGCCCCGCCAAGATCGCTCGTCGTGACGCCCCATCCCGTACCGATCCGCCATGGTGCCTTCTCCTCGGTTGTCGCTGGACACTCCGCGCCCCCGCCGCTCGGCGGGGTCGACGTCTTCTGTTCGATGCTCGTGACGCGGGCGCTCCTGCTCCGGTTCGTGGTGCAGGTGCTTCTCCGCCGTCTCACGAGGGTGCGCCGCGATCGCGACGATGCGCGCGGCGTGCTCGCCCTTCTGCGCCTGGGCTGCCAGGTCCGCCACGGTCACGATGCCGACGAGCCGCCGCTCCGCGTCCACGATCGGCAGCCGCCGCACGCGGCGCGACTCCATCATGCGGATGGCCTCGTCGACGTGCTGCTCCTCGTGCCCCACGAGCAGTTCACGGCTCGCGAGCTGGCCCACGGTCGCCCTGGGCATGTCGTAGCCCGCGGAGACGCCTCGGACGACGATGTCGCGGTCCGTCAGCATGCCGATGAGCCGCCCGTCTTCGCATACGGGGAGTGCCCCTACATCGAGGCGCTTCATCCGCTGCGCTGCCTCCTCGACGGTGGTGTCGGGACTGACCCACTCCACCTTCGTCGCCATGACCTCACGCAACCGCATGAACCTTCCCTCCTTGCTTCGTCGCGAGCGATCCGCGCAGACGGCGAGCCGCGCCGCTCGTTCGCCCTTACGTGGGCTCATCCGTAGAACGGAATCCGGGAGAGCTCTCTCGGAGTGATCGCTGTTTCGCTGTCATGATCCCCCGGTAAAAAGGTGTCCGGAGCGCATGGAGGCCGCCGTGGTGTGCGGCGCTCGCATGGCGACGCGCGCGATGCCGCGGTGCCCGCCTCGGCGAGAAGGTTGTGTCCATGCACGAGGAAGAACGGCGCTCGGGCCGTAGGCGCCGTCCGAGACGCGCACGACTGGTGTTTCGACCCCAACTGGGCGATACACGAAGGGCTCTGCAACGCCGTCCGGTGAGCCCCCACGTCGCCATGGATACCCCTCAGCCCTCCTCCTCCGCCGCTGCACCGTCGCCCTCTCGCATCGTGCGCCCGCGCCTCCGGGTGGATGAGATGGCGATCCTCCTTCGACGGACCGCGCCGAGCGGCGTCCGGATGGAGCTACGTCCCGCGCGTCAAGTCACCGCGGCGCAGGAGATCGTCCTCCCCGCCTTCGATGGCTGGGTCGCAGGCGGCGAGCTGCTGGTTCGCTGCGCTGGGGTCTGCGAGGAGCCCTTCAGCGCGGCGCTGGAACTCGATGGTGTCCGGCTGAGCGAGTCCGTGGCGGCCTCGCTGTCCGAAGGGACGCAGAGCGCCGCCGAGCCCGGGCGACGCTCGTTCTCGCTCGAGCTTGCCGTGCCTCTATCGCTTCTGGATCGCGGTCCTGGAGGCGCGCGAACGCTGTCGCTCCTCGTGCGGCACCCGGCGCGCAGCGTGCCGATCGCGCACCTGCGCCTGCCTGCCCTCGCGGCGCCGGGGCCGATGGTCTCGTCGCTCGACCTCCTGGACGTGACGGATGCGCTGCTCGTGGATGCGCCGGAGCGGCGGCTGTTCGATCTCCAGAACCCCGAAGAGGGGCTCTGGGTAGGGACGGGGCGTGTGCGCTTGCGGCTGCTCGCGGCGTGGTCGGAGGCCTCTCCGTCGCACTACTCGCTGGATGGGCGCCCCACGCAGGTGACACACAGGTTTCTCCGGCAGGGGGACGCGACCGACGTGGTGGTCGAAGACCCCGGGCGCCGCGGCGTGCTCGCAGGTCGGTACACGACGACGGAGCTGTCGCTCGACACCTCGAACCCCGACCTGGGACCGATCCCGGAGGAGGGGCGGGATGTGCCGCTCGACGTCGTC is part of the Chondromyces crocatus genome and encodes:
- a CDS encoding CBS domain-containing protein — encoded protein: MRLREVMATKVEWVSPDTTVEEAAQRMKRLDVGALPVCEDGRLIGMLTDRDIVVRGVSAGYDMPRATVGQLASRELLVGHEEQHVDEAIRMMESRRVRRLPIVDAERRLVGIVTVADLAAQAQKGEHAARIVAIAAHPRETAEKHLHHEPEQERPRHEHRTEDVDPAERRGRGVSSDNRGEGTMADRYGMGRHDERSWRGREDERRGGMGGRDYETSQHRGYGDRDMDSPRGGREHERGTGRDYDELQRVSYSRDYDRHLRGHGEPGPYGQQRGFEQGGFGRGQRGFEQGHQRSFGGEHGWESRRGHHDEGRMGYRGGRAWDEEHERRPMYGEGMMGRGYGGQESRMYGNERGYGERGYGGEGRSYEPGGGGMGHMGHQGWEHEGHMGHQGWEHQGRSEGGMGPMGWERERMGSMGSMGWDQQGRMGHMGHMGPIGHMGWEHERMGSMGQPGSEYQGRFQGGMGNGGFGMQQGMKRGPKGYKRSDDRIREEICDRLTVHPIIDSSDVEVKVQSGEVSLSGTVAERRHKHLIEQLAEAISGVNEVRNEIRVKRNETSMESRGQETQRGTSESSMPGKPPMAQASQGRNAS